In the Flagellimonas sp. MMG031 genome, one interval contains:
- a CDS encoding type IV secretory system conjugative DNA transfer family protein, which yields MKDKNLAFSAMLLSVLVFTVIGFTGYYPILQDRQLDSNLSEIVYRFLMRFGPLQSPLKSRGLLVMCIFGAVLLYNPKKQEGKSLSGGLSYFGMGCMLLLISAYFKTNHIGMLWLSAGLYFLGFLFTVSGTVHIFQTMNFGNMVDDDPFNDRNEMFRQTEKRVDTEHSVNIPYEYRYKGRLRKGWINFVNLFRALLIIGTPGSGKSFALIEEIIEQMIEKDFTMLLYDFKFDTLSKIAYNYLRRKRERPENDKVPRTVKIPEFYVISFDNIEKSNRCNPIDPYLMKNQSDAADAATVIMKNLNKDWIKRSDFFAKSAISFVSGLIWYLKKKSEELGKNICTLPHAITLSMVNIEYLLEIMMQDLEVRTLMIPFKDAMERQAGQQLAGQTASAQISLSMLANKEIYYIMTGNDFRLDINNPKKPKIVCIQNNPDRSEVYAAPIGLYINKTLQVVNKPGGRPLGLIFDEVPTVFIMGLRKIIDTGRSHYIATILGIQSVTQLIADYGRELAEVIFDNCSNVFSGAAKGETARRISEIFGRIHQEKKSKTVSNNDTTVNYSTILSELLPKSKITSMSTGHFGGIVADTFENPIEQKLCFGQIRPNMASKKIQGRYDIPVHTHFKCKNHKELVEGKLRLIGTLDFFDNVHAIDFQQLDYIDFYNVYLKEFAHKHYSNTIKRMQFIALVRELKLFDHLPRLEELSRRKTSKEDLKAFIFKLVDRMYIDKEIDNVLDINFLKVIKDIDTLVQEEYLISTGKQLESTVFDKNKMGDQIGESLEKEEAIAAHFMKEYRKKPSRELADAFLKVHQIPTFEKVSASQEVNLFAAAEQEDLEALYSSFPVETKEE from the coding sequence ATGAAGGACAAGAATCTGGCTTTTTCGGCAATGCTACTATCCGTGCTGGTATTTACGGTAATAGGTTTTACGGGCTACTATCCCATCCTGCAGGACCGGCAGTTGGATTCCAATCTTTCCGAAATAGTTTATCGGTTCTTGATGCGATTTGGACCCTTACAAAGCCCCCTGAAAAGCAGGGGATTGTTGGTGATGTGCATTTTTGGTGCGGTCTTGTTATACAACCCTAAAAAACAGGAAGGCAAATCGCTCTCCGGTGGCCTTTCGTATTTTGGTATGGGCTGTATGCTTCTTTTAATATCTGCATATTTTAAAACGAACCATATCGGTATGTTGTGGTTGTCCGCAGGTCTCTATTTTTTAGGGTTCCTATTTACCGTGTCCGGTACGGTTCATATTTTCCAAACGATGAATTTCGGCAACATGGTCGATGACGACCCTTTCAATGACCGGAACGAGATGTTTCGGCAAACGGAAAAACGTGTGGACACCGAACATTCGGTAAACATACCTTATGAATATAGGTATAAAGGGAGATTAAGAAAGGGCTGGATAAATTTTGTCAACCTTTTTCGCGCTTTGTTGATTATCGGTACGCCAGGTAGCGGAAAGTCCTTTGCCTTGATCGAGGAAATTATCGAGCAAATGATAGAAAAGGATTTTACCATGCTGCTCTATGATTTTAAATTCGACACCCTGAGCAAAATCGCCTACAACTACCTCAGAAGAAAAAGGGAACGGCCCGAAAATGACAAGGTCCCCCGAACCGTAAAAATTCCGGAATTCTACGTCATAAGTTTTGATAACATCGAAAAGTCGAACCGTTGCAATCCCATCGATCCGTATTTGATGAAGAACCAGTCCGATGCTGCGGATGCGGCCACCGTTATCATGAAAAACCTGAACAAGGATTGGATAAAGCGCAGCGATTTCTTCGCGAAGAGCGCCATAAGTTTCGTTTCGGGACTGATTTGGTACTTGAAGAAGAAATCCGAGGAATTGGGCAAGAACATATGTACGCTTCCCCACGCCATTACCTTATCCATGGTCAACATCGAGTACCTGTTGGAAATCATGATGCAGGACCTGGAGGTACGCACCTTGATGATTCCATTTAAGGATGCCATGGAAAGACAAGCGGGCCAGCAATTGGCAGGGCAGACCGCGAGCGCACAAATTTCACTATCGATGTTGGCCAACAAGGAAATCTACTATATCATGACCGGTAACGATTTTCGCCTGGATATCAACAATCCCAAAAAACCTAAAATCGTGTGTATCCAAAACAATCCTGACCGTTCGGAAGTCTACGCGGCCCCTATCGGCCTCTACATCAATAAGACCTTGCAAGTAGTCAATAAACCCGGGGGAAGACCGTTAGGATTGATTTTCGATGAAGTCCCGACTGTCTTTATTATGGGGCTTCGAAAGATAATCGATACCGGAAGGTCGCACTATATCGCTACCATATTGGGCATCCAGAGCGTCACGCAACTGATCGCGGATTACGGTAGAGAACTTGCGGAGGTTATATTCGACAATTGCTCGAACGTTTTCAGTGGGGCCGCCAAAGGAGAAACCGCAAGACGGATAAGTGAAATATTCGGTAGGATACATCAGGAAAAAAAGAGCAAAACGGTTTCCAATAACGACACTACGGTCAATTATAGTACCATTCTCTCCGAACTGCTGCCGAAGAGTAAGATTACGAGCATGTCCACAGGTCATTTTGGGGGAATCGTTGCCGACACCTTTGAAAATCCCATTGAACAAAAACTATGTTTCGGCCAGATAAGACCTAATATGGCCTCGAAGAAAATTCAAGGTAGATACGATATTCCCGTACATACCCATTTTAAATGCAAGAACCATAAAGAGTTGGTCGAAGGAAAGCTACGACTTATTGGGACCCTTGATTTTTTCGATAATGTCCATGCAATCGATTTCCAGCAATTGGACTATATTGATTTTTACAATGTATATCTAAAGGAGTTTGCCCATAAGCACTATTCCAATACCATAAAACGTATGCAGTTCATAGCATTGGTACGTGAACTGAAACTTTTTGACCACCTGCCCCGTTTGGAAGAGCTTTCAAGAAGGAAAACTTCAAAAGAAGATCTAAAGGCTTTCATTTTTAAGTTAGTGGACCGGATGTACATTGACAAGGAAATCGATAATGTGTTGGATATCAATTTTTTGAAAGTCATTAAGGATATCGATACTTTAGTTCAGGAGGAATATTTGATAAGCACGGGAAAGCAACTCGAATCCACCGTTTTCGATAAAAATAAAATGGGTGATCAGATCGGGGAATCCCTAGAGAAGGAAGAGGCCATCGCAGCGCATTTCATGAAAGAATATCGTAAGAAGCCGAGCAGGGAATTGGCAGATGCGTTCTTAAAGGTCCATCAAATCCCGACATTCGAAAAGGTGTCGGCAAGCCAGGAAGTGAATTTGTTCGCCGCTGCCGAACAAGAGGATCTGGAGGCTTTATATTCGAGTTTTCCGGTCGAAACCAAAGAAGAATAA
- a CDS encoding M23 family metallopeptidase, with protein sequence MGIWECLKQLGRKELAYLLLLTLVCLVYFVQGDHKMSETRLHDATVAMAQYQERLKLNINSDYGDSLTVQKEREQLLMAIEERIVTYLYQIPDYSYIGSLETYLKCRHVLLEQLPSAVPLEKGDYILSSDYGIRSHPISGKTKKHFGIDLAASNGKPVYASASGIITDIFYSDKGYGTHIIIKHRFGFQTLYGHLDKVLAHKGQKVEQHELIATVGSSGSSTGYHLHYETIKNQVKIDPRPSLALKKKIYEHVIQINPNKDGEE encoded by the coding sequence TTGGGCATTTGGGAATGCTTGAAACAATTGGGAAGAAAGGAGTTGGCCTATCTTCTTTTATTGACGCTTGTATGCCTTGTGTATTTTGTACAGGGAGATCACAAGATGTCGGAAACGAGACTGCATGACGCCACCGTTGCCATGGCCCAGTATCAAGAACGCCTAAAACTGAATATAAATTCCGATTATGGCGATTCACTGACCGTTCAAAAAGAGCGGGAACAACTACTGATGGCCATCGAGGAACGCATCGTGACGTATCTCTATCAAATTCCCGATTATTCCTATATAGGTTCACTGGAAACGTACTTGAAATGTCGCCACGTACTATTGGAGCAACTCCCTTCCGCCGTTCCCTTGGAAAAAGGAGATTATATACTTTCGAGCGATTACGGTATTCGGAGCCATCCGATTTCCGGAAAGACAAAAAAACATTTTGGAATCGATTTGGCCGCATCCAACGGCAAACCCGTCTACGCATCGGCCTCCGGTATCATTACCGATATTTTCTATTCCGATAAGGGCTATGGAACCCATATCATAATCAAGCACCGATTCGGTTTTCAGACCCTTTATGGGCATCTGGATAAAGTTTTGGCCCATAAGGGCCAAAAGGTCGAACAGCATGAACTCATCGCTACCGTGGGAAGTTCGGGAAGTTCCACTGGCTACCACTTACATTACGAGACCATCAAAAATCAAGTAAAGATCGATCCGAGACCCTCACTTGCCTTAAAGAAGAAGATATATGAACATGTAATCCAAATAAATCCAAATAAAGATGGAGAAGAATAG
- a CDS encoding SNF2-related protein, protein MKYSKKKYLDYLVRTIEALHSPENQSHFFINNPGFGNIFDILKNDAYRAQLIRILEKYYGEEYTNTIIGSLKKGSLNSFYTPEPIIDAISHYLKTQGSFTPKTILEPSAGNGLFIRELLRRYPSAKFTAFEKEILTVRILEHNFRFRQRVKIFGVPFENLSRTDAAKSYDLVISNVPFGDNKIFDSGLMGHPLQTKISRNIHSYFVYRSLECLKPSGVSILICTKNFMDRTKYVPIREHIIKRNNFMGGVRLPDTTFSKENTAIVTDILVFQNNRRIETSNEQKKINSLFANSSEQTVGKNNVQINDYYTEYTSQIIGTIEEGGLYNNADYTVKSDKGLAHIALEIKALMAGFTVQPKAQKKATIPAIAPKPKETSQAEETAIGISGADDPELKPGNLTIKQQKLYKVEEENGLRLLKVKPREFDRLSKIIALRDTYFKFLRAPEEQIDKVRDELDYQYDAFNFQYGRLHDKANYPFVTLDIQGPLILGLETPKDGNFIKSEVFNKSFRSISKEKPQEPKKVLSLEDAIYYSLNKFNRIKLDSLVSNTGMEQDEIIKKALDLQLLFLDPKEQGWELAPKFLFLSGTIYEKLNAYRKNDFGEYQSYVDKSYIERTVVALEKVKPPMTPYEDLDIKLHEPWFPIEYTQAFIFDTYRSLVHIAYNESTSKYMVKIEKTDYEYIKKFSVRTEHRYYNFKEILEGALNSTIPYVTKGSKQYKRTDKAKMQEIRIKFDLIYKEFTAYILGKPEIKAQLERIFYNTYDAQVHPKYDGDYLHFEGLQYFTPYKSQMDTVAGIIVNQGLLVNKEVGFGKTLDIALTTQKLKELNLSEKTLVIGLRSTVVQLERELLNAFPTMKLLVAHDKVVNGKTKRDTFFKKIKNGRHDVVLMSHDTFKFIPQSPEIIHEIISEELANLERDLSVINENKYDVGKRVLKGLEKRKENLNVTLEQVYYQIKSKQNDAIDFEQMGFEHIMVDESHKFKNLMYTTRHHRVAGLNTNKGSERSKNLLVAIRTLQRAKTRDFQTTFLSGTPISNSITEVYVLFKYLIPHRMEQMNITSFDQWAQVFANKSYEFEPTVSGDYKVRERFRSFKKMKLLSSLYNEISIIVNGTTHQIDRPKMQLDVHTLKPTAAQLEYFEQIKEFLRTGDSSLLYGDKDYTEDQKSALSLIALHHMRNASIDPRMLNQNLEDPGDAKLQKIASEVYDTYRKTDAFKGTQAIFSDLGVPKDTFNIYDELKRILTEEFDIPKEEVVFIHDFKTDNKRLECFKQVNEGTYRVIIGSTEKLGTGTNIQERLVRIHHVDIPYRPTDIDQRNGRGVRKGNIGAKQHFGDKVVVSFYIVENCTDALMLNNVNIKKNFIEQLTNGTIQFNRLDMGAVNDEGTIDYKTLLAVAKNDPLYLEKEELGKELDELELERSIFKKNRLEAKNNIAFYETELTRTTKNIDKLEKDLSLWTTLQEKDVYYSALGKALDSPDTMDANMLGQILNSRLQAKREEVGQHTIMTISNARLVLDVEDKLHHRLLVLTPNASYGYGSKRIVANWQSLTDYVYNALSKIPKSLLAQKEHLAEYKKSIKANRKVLELEFDKTEKLALVQKRLVEINTDLDEKYDAEPEEKEEKCNSQSARSQNINMNQEISM, encoded by the coding sequence ATGAAATACTCAAAAAAGAAGTACCTGGATTATTTGGTCAGGACGATTGAAGCACTCCACAGTCCTGAAAATCAATCCCATTTTTTCATCAACAATCCAGGATTCGGAAATATCTTCGACATTCTAAAAAATGATGCCTACCGGGCACAGCTCATTAGGATATTGGAGAAATATTATGGCGAAGAATACACAAACACCATTATCGGTAGCCTAAAAAAAGGATCGCTTAATTCTTTTTACACCCCCGAGCCGATTATCGATGCAATATCCCACTATTTAAAAACCCAAGGGTCCTTTACTCCTAAAACCATTCTTGAGCCAAGCGCCGGTAACGGGCTGTTCATTCGGGAATTGTTGAGGCGCTATCCCTCCGCGAAGTTTACCGCTTTTGAAAAGGAGATACTAACCGTACGAATATTGGAGCACAACTTCAGGTTCCGGCAGCGGGTCAAAATCTTCGGCGTTCCCTTTGAAAACCTTTCCCGGACCGATGCTGCGAAAAGCTATGACCTGGTCATCAGCAATGTGCCCTTTGGGGACAATAAAATATTCGACAGCGGTCTAATGGGCCATCCGTTACAAACCAAGATTTCCAGAAATATCCATTCCTATTTTGTCTACAGAAGTCTTGAATGTCTAAAACCTTCAGGTGTTTCCATTTTGATATGCACCAAGAATTTTATGGACAGGACCAAATACGTTCCAATTCGGGAGCATATCATCAAGCGAAACAATTTTATGGGTGGGGTGCGTCTGCCCGATACTACGTTTTCCAAAGAGAACACGGCTATTGTAACGGATATTCTGGTTTTCCAAAATAACCGGCGTATTGAAACTTCGAACGAACAGAAGAAAATAAACAGCTTGTTTGCCAACAGTTCAGAGCAAACCGTAGGGAAAAATAATGTTCAGATAAACGACTACTATACCGAATATACCTCCCAAATTATTGGAACTATCGAAGAAGGCGGTCTCTACAACAATGCGGACTACACCGTAAAAAGCGATAAAGGCTTGGCGCATATCGCTCTTGAAATCAAAGCGTTGATGGCAGGATTTACCGTGCAACCAAAGGCGCAAAAAAAGGCCACAATTCCGGCCATTGCCCCAAAACCTAAAGAAACCTCGCAGGCGGAAGAAACGGCCATCGGTATTTCCGGTGCTGACGATCCCGAACTTAAACCTGGAAATCTGACCATCAAGCAACAAAAACTCTATAAAGTAGAAGAGGAAAACGGTTTACGGTTATTGAAAGTAAAGCCCCGGGAGTTCGATAGGCTGTCAAAAATAATAGCGCTGCGGGATACCTATTTCAAATTTTTACGGGCACCCGAAGAACAGATCGACAAGGTAAGGGACGAGCTAGACTATCAATACGATGCCTTCAATTTCCAGTACGGGCGGCTCCATGACAAAGCCAACTATCCCTTTGTGACCTTGGATATTCAGGGGCCTTTGATTTTGGGGCTGGAAACACCGAAAGACGGAAACTTTATCAAATCGGAGGTTTTCAATAAATCATTCCGGTCGATTTCAAAAGAAAAGCCGCAAGAGCCGAAGAAAGTGCTCAGCTTGGAAGATGCCATTTATTATTCCCTGAACAAATTCAATCGAATAAAATTGGATTCCCTGGTTTCGAACACGGGCATGGAACAGGACGAAATCATAAAAAAGGCTTTGGATCTGCAACTATTGTTTTTGGACCCGAAGGAGCAGGGATGGGAACTGGCCCCCAAGTTCCTGTTTTTATCGGGAACCATTTACGAAAAACTGAATGCCTATCGCAAAAACGATTTTGGGGAATATCAGTCCTATGTGGACAAATCCTATATCGAACGTACTGTTGTTGCCTTGGAAAAGGTAAAGCCACCGATGACCCCTTACGAGGATCTGGATATCAAACTCCATGAACCGTGGTTTCCCATTGAATATACCCAAGCCTTCATTTTCGACACCTACCGCTCCTTGGTACATATCGCCTATAACGAGAGTACCTCCAAGTACATGGTCAAAATCGAAAAGACGGATTATGAGTATATCAAAAAATTCAGCGTGCGTACGGAACATCGCTATTACAATTTCAAAGAGATATTGGAAGGCGCATTGAACTCCACCATACCCTACGTCACAAAAGGCTCGAAACAATATAAGCGCACGGACAAGGCGAAAATGCAGGAAATACGCATCAAGTTCGACCTTATTTACAAGGAGTTTACCGCATACATCTTGGGCAAGCCTGAAATCAAGGCGCAATTGGAGCGTATTTTTTACAATACCTACGATGCCCAGGTCCATCCGAAATACGACGGTGACTACCTTCATTTTGAAGGGCTGCAATATTTTACCCCGTACAAAAGCCAAATGGATACGGTTGCGGGAATCATCGTAAACCAAGGCCTTTTGGTCAACAAGGAAGTCGGTTTTGGAAAAACCTTGGATATTGCCCTTACGACCCAGAAACTAAAGGAGCTGAACCTCTCGGAAAAGACATTGGTCATCGGTCTTCGCTCCACCGTGGTGCAATTGGAACGGGAGTTGTTAAATGCATTTCCCACGATGAAACTATTGGTGGCCCATGATAAGGTAGTAAACGGGAAGACAAAGCGAGACACCTTTTTTAAGAAAATAAAAAATGGCCGGCATGACGTCGTGCTGATGAGTCATGACACGTTTAAGTTCATACCCCAATCCCCCGAGATCATCCATGAAATCATAAGCGAGGAGCTGGCAAACCTTGAACGCGACCTTAGCGTAATCAACGAAAATAAATACGATGTAGGCAAAAGGGTGCTCAAAGGTCTGGAGAAACGAAAGGAAAACCTGAACGTAACCTTGGAGCAGGTCTATTACCAGATCAAAAGCAAACAGAACGATGCCATCGATTTTGAGCAGATGGGGTTTGAACATATTATGGTAGATGAATCCCACAAGTTCAAGAACCTGATGTACACAACAAGGCACCACAGGGTTGCGGGGCTGAATACCAACAAAGGCTCCGAACGCAGTAAAAACCTTTTGGTGGCCATCCGAACACTGCAGAGGGCAAAGACAAGGGATTTTCAGACCACTTTTCTATCGGGTACGCCCATTTCCAATTCCATTACGGAGGTCTATGTGCTGTTCAAATATCTAATCCCGCATAGAATGGAACAGATGAACATTACATCATTCGACCAATGGGCACAGGTCTTCGCCAACAAATCCTATGAATTTGAACCTACCGTCTCGGGGGATTATAAAGTTCGCGAACGCTTTCGTTCGTTCAAGAAAATGAAACTGTTGTCCTCACTGTACAATGAGATTTCCATAATTGTCAACGGAACCACGCACCAAATCGATAGGCCCAAAATGCAGCTCGATGTGCACACGCTAAAACCCACGGCGGCCCAATTGGAATATTTTGAACAGATCAAGGAATTTCTAAGAACGGGGGACAGCAGCCTATTATATGGGGATAAGGACTATACGGAAGACCAAAAAAGCGCCCTCTCACTGATTGCCTTGCACCACATGAGAAACGCCTCCATAGACCCAAGGATGTTGAACCAGAACCTAGAAGATCCGGGCGATGCCAAACTGCAGAAAATAGCCTCCGAGGTATATGACACCTATAGGAAAACGGACGCTTTTAAAGGTACACAGGCCATTTTTTCGGACCTGGGCGTACCGAAAGACACATTTAATATTTACGATGAACTCAAACGCATTCTGACCGAAGAATTCGATATTCCCAAAGAAGAAGTGGTATTTATCCATGATTTCAAGACCGACAACAAGCGGCTGGAATGCTTTAAGCAAGTGAACGAAGGCACTTATAGGGTCATCATCGGTTCTACTGAAAAGTTGGGGACCGGTACCAATATCCAAGAAAGATTGGTACGCATCCATCACGTGGACATTCCCTATCGTCCGACGGACATCGACCAACGAAACGGTAGGGGAGTCCGTAAAGGCAATATTGGCGCAAAGCAGCATTTTGGGGACAAGGTCGTTGTTTCCTTTTACATTGTCGAAAACTGTACCGATGCCCTCATGCTCAACAACGTCAACATCAAGAAAAATTTTATCGAGCAATTGACCAATGGCACCATACAGTTCAATCGGCTGGATATGGGCGCGGTAAACGATGAGGGCACCATAGATTACAAAACGCTCTTGGCGGTCGCAAAGAACGACCCGTTGTATCTGGAAAAAGAGGAATTGGGCAAAGAATTGGACGAACTGGAACTGGAACGATCCATTTTCAAGAAGAACCGTTTGGAGGCCAAGAACAATATCGCCTTTTATGAAACCGAACTGACAAGAACGACAAAGAATATTGACAAACTTGAAAAAGACCTGTCCTTGTGGACCACGCTGCAAGAAAAGGACGTTTACTATAGTGCATTGGGAAAGGCACTTGATAGCCCCGATACCATGGATGCCAATATGTTGGGCCAAATACTTAATTCGAGGTTACAGGCCAAACGGGAAGAAGTTGGCCAGCATACCATTATGACTATATCCAATGCAAGACTGGTTCTTGACGTAGAAGACAAATTGCACCACCGCTTATTGGTACTTACCCCGAATGCCTCCTATGGTTATGGTTCCAAGAGAATCGTGGCCAACTGGCAAAGCCTGACCGACTATGTTTACAATGCCCTATCCAAAATCCCGAAATCCCTCTTGGCACAAAAGGAACATCTGGCCGAGTACAAAAAATCCATAAAGGCCAACCGGAAAGTATTGGAACTTGAATTCGACAAGACCGAAAAACTGGCATTGGTTCAGAAAAGGCTCGTAGAAATCAATACCGACCTTGATGAAAAGTACGATGCCGAACCGGAGGAAAAAGAAGAGAAATGTAACTCACAAAGTGCACGGTCACAGAATATAAACATGAACCAAGAAATTTCAATGTAA
- a CDS encoding HNH endonuclease, translated as MRCIFCKKSSGRSSSIQHIIPESLGNKELILRPGVVCDECNQYFAVKIEKPLLEMKYFQNVRFRNNIKSKKERNIPYKTLFPHKDGGWFDMYMDGDSLGFRGDDTKVINLIRNKKVNKLMFEVVDMPENKNYQMSRFLAKTALELFALKAGHNQSNLNEVIDMSELDPLREYARFGKGEQWIYSQRRIYSEEARFVDPIFNPKPYEVLHELDFLIIEPGIYYFVLVIMGVEYVINCGASELNLFNDWLERNENQSPIRRFTERMVKE; from the coding sequence ATGCGTTGTATTTTCTGCAAGAAATCGTCCGGCAGGTCTTCAAGTATTCAGCATATCATTCCAGAATCGTTAGGCAATAAAGAATTGATTCTTCGACCTGGTGTGGTATGTGATGAATGTAACCAATATTTTGCCGTGAAAATTGAGAAACCATTATTGGAGATGAAGTATTTCCAAAATGTAAGATTTAGAAACAATATCAAATCTAAAAAAGAGCGTAACATCCCATACAAAACCCTATTTCCGCATAAAGATGGTGGCTGGTTTGATATGTATATGGATGGGGATAGTTTGGGTTTTAGAGGCGATGATACTAAAGTAATAAACTTAATACGCAACAAGAAGGTCAATAAATTAATGTTTGAAGTGGTGGATATGCCTGAAAACAAAAACTACCAAATGTCCCGTTTTCTTGCAAAGACCGCTCTGGAGTTATTTGCTTTAAAAGCAGGTCATAACCAGTCAAATCTGAATGAAGTTATTGATATGTCCGAATTAGACCCATTACGTGAATATGCCCGGTTTGGAAAAGGAGAACAATGGATTTATAGTCAGCGTAGAATTTATTCCGAAGAGGCGCGGTTTGTAGACCCTATATTCAATCCTAAACCCTACGAAGTACTTCACGAATTGGATTTCTTAATCATCGAACCGGGCATATATTATTTCGTTCTTGTAATTATGGGTGTTGAATATGTAATTAACTGTGGAGCTTCTGAGCTGAATTTATTTAATGATTGGTTAGAACGAAATGAAAATCAATCGCCTATAAGGCGTTTTACGGAGAGAATGGTCAAGGAGTAA
- a CDS encoding DUF488 domain-containing protein — protein MFYRRKLVFALLEKFEDGLESTRLQKLMFLLTQMQKEPNYDFVPYRYGCYSYSLKADLAAMVKHDWLVESEKTYSLNVKKKYYKELTPVDKQLVNETFELYGSMKTDVITKHTYINFPYYATNSIIAERILPEKFFERVVTARHNDESTVLFTIGYEGISLEEYLNRLLKNNVHLLVDVRRNPLSQKYGFSKKSLSSFCSRLGIEYIHIPDVGIDSSKRRELNTQEDYDLLFDEYKATVLKEAIESQNFILSLLEKHRRIALTCFEADTCQCHRTHLAENLKKSPNFKYDLKHI, from the coding sequence ATGTTTTATCGAAGAAAGTTGGTTTTTGCTTTACTGGAAAAGTTTGAAGATGGATTGGAAAGCACTCGTCTTCAAAAACTTATGTTTTTGTTGACCCAAATGCAGAAAGAACCCAACTATGATTTCGTTCCTTATCGATATGGGTGCTATTCGTATTCTCTGAAGGCGGATTTGGCGGCTATGGTAAAACATGATTGGTTAGTTGAATCAGAGAAAACCTATAGTCTTAATGTAAAGAAGAAATATTATAAAGAACTTACCCCAGTAGATAAGCAACTTGTCAACGAAACTTTCGAGCTTTACGGAAGCATGAAAACGGATGTCATTACAAAACATACATATATCAATTTTCCGTATTATGCCACCAATAGCATTATAGCAGAGAGAATTCTTCCAGAAAAGTTTTTTGAAAGAGTTGTAACTGCACGTCATAATGATGAATCTACAGTTTTATTTACTATTGGGTATGAAGGTATTTCGCTAGAGGAATACTTAAACAGGTTACTAAAAAACAATGTCCATCTTCTTGTAGACGTCAGAAGAAACCCCTTGAGCCAGAAATACGGTTTTAGCAAAAAGTCTTTAAGTAGTTTTTGTAGTCGATTGGGAATTGAGTACATCCATATTCCGGATGTAGGCATTGATTCTAGTAAAAGGCGAGAATTAAATACGCAAGAAGACTATGATTTGCTTTTCGATGAATATAAGGCGACCGTACTAAAAGAGGCCATTGAAAGTCAAAATTTTATACTCAGTTTGTTGGAAAAACACAGGCGTATTGCCCTTACTTGTTTTGAGGCCGATACCTGTCAATGCCATAGAACCCACCTAGCTGAAAATTTGAAGAAGTCTCCTAATTTTAAATACGATTTGAAGCATATTTAA
- a CDS encoding PRTRC system protein E has protein sequence MTDFFSTLRQTGIEQYGISVSFDGDSVSVSVLPKSSAKDKALQSIKPLTLRGNVTEVDEKFFQVLQKPLEQTKALFRNTVAFEKALAETEQKTQQAKKKKESTTKKVTELKQLLKEKDFNPMSDHKKATDIANEILKIDPNHKEAQKVIKDMKAYESPKLFQ, from the coding sequence ATGACAGACTTCTTTTCAACATTACGGCAAACGGGTATAGAACAATATGGCATAAGTGTCTCTTTTGATGGGGATTCGGTCAGCGTGTCCGTTTTGCCCAAATCGAGTGCCAAGGACAAGGCCCTCCAATCCATAAAACCGCTTACCCTACGGGGAAACGTAACGGAAGTGGACGAGAAATTCTTTCAAGTTCTTCAAAAACCATTGGAGCAGACCAAGGCACTTTTCAGAAACACCGTTGCTTTTGAAAAAGCCTTGGCGGAAACCGAACAAAAGACCCAACAGGCCAAGAAGAAAAAAGAATCGACTACCAAAAAGGTCACCGAGTTAAAGCAACTTCTAAAAGAGAAGGACTTTAACCCCATGAGCGACCATAAGAAGGCAACGGACATTGCCAACGAAATCTTGAAGATAGACCCGAACCACAAGGAAGCGCAAAAGGTCATCAAGGATATGAAAGCATACGAATCCCCAAAACTTTTTCAATGA
- a CDS encoding PRTRC system protein C → MMEIATIERKYIYQDGNNNAIELDDLDSQLTHQQVMEHYSQIYAELTNANIMDKGIVNGHHEIHFKTLAGTKG, encoded by the coding sequence ATGATGGAAATCGCAACGATAGAACGCAAGTACATCTACCAAGACGGCAACAACAATGCCATTGAGTTGGATGATTTGGATAGCCAATTGACCCATCAGCAAGTGATGGAACACTATTCGCAGATCTATGCCGAACTGACCAACGCCAATATCATGGACAAGGGCATAGTCAATGGCCATCATGAAATCCATTTCAAGACCTTGGCAGGAACAAAGGGATAG